The Arachis hypogaea cultivar Tifrunner chromosome 14, arahy.Tifrunner.gnm2.J5K5, whole genome shotgun sequence genome has a segment encoding these proteins:
- the LOC112742849 gene encoding uncharacterized protein has protein sequence MKIPEHRKWMYNRNLPNRGGLRQEFINGVRHFIDTVKQEFILEGGVLRCPCNKHKNKVFSSPKEVSLDLYKYDFMLRYWWWDSHGESPLHLNVDYNNQEGTCSSPHASVPIRNSYESMVVDATGPELMSQFEEYMEKPPNAEAKKFYDLLQSAQRPLFEGCVGHSELSMAVKMLSIKAKGNVSQQIFDDFVKAMKEVMPKDNLLVSNFYEAKKLVSKLGMESKKIDCCINGCMLYYKKDDIPRKECKFCHSPRYKMGKKGKEVPLKRMHYLPLIPRLRRLYTSMHTAPHMRWHFDHEFKGILEHPSDSKAWKYFDRKYQQFSQEPHNVRLGLCADRFTPFGQSGKQYSCWPIIVTPYNLPPSMCMKTPYKFLSMIIPGPRNPKTRIDVYLQPLIDELKLLWEDGVLTYDIHSKSNFVMRAALLWTINDFLAYGMLSG, from the coding sequence ATGAAAATTCCAGAACATCGAAAGTGGATGTACAATAGAAATTTGCCAAATCGAGGAGGATTACGACAGGAATTTATCAATGGTGTTCGACATTTTATTGATACAGTAAAACAGGAATTTATACTTGAAGGTGGTGTACTTAGATGTCCTTGcaacaaacataaaaataaagttttttcatCTCCGAAAGAGGTTTCACTAGATTTATATAAATATGATTTCATGCTAAGATACTGGTGGTGGGATTCACATGGAGAGAGTCCATTGCATTTGAATGTAGATTATAATAATCAAGAAGGCACATGTTCTTCTCCTCATGCTAGTGTGCCAATAAGAAATTCGTATGAATCTATGGTGGTTGATGCTACTGGACCAGAATTGATGAGTCAATTTGAAGAATACATGGAGAAGCCTCCGAATGCAGAAgctaaaaaattttatgatttattacaGTCTGCTCAACGCCCATTATTTGAGGGATGTGTTGGTCATTCAGAATTATCAATGGCAGTTAAAATGTTGAGTATTAAAGCTAAAGGGAATGTATCTCAACAAATCTTTGATGATTTCGTgaaagctatgaaagaagtgatgCCTAAGGATAACTTACTTGTCTCCAATTTTTATGAAGCAAAGAAGCTAGTATCAAAACTTGGTATGGAAAGCAAGAAAATTGATTGTTGCATTAATGGTTGTATGCTATATTACAAGAAGGATGATATACCAAGAAAGGAATGTAAATTTTGCCATTCTCCAAGGTACAAGATGGGTAAAAAAGGTAAAGAAGTGCCTTTGAAACGAATGCACTATTTACCGCTTATACCTCGTTTAAGAAGACTTTATACTTCAATGCACACAGCACCTCACATGCGATGGCATTTTGATCACGAATTTAAAGGAATTCTTGAGCATCCATCGGATTCAAAAGCATGGAAGTATTTTGATAGAAAATATCAACAATTTTCTCAAGAACCACACAATGTCAGACTAGGATTATGTGCTGATAGATTCACCCCTTTTGGTCAATCTGGTAAACAATATTCATGTTGGCCAATAATTGTCACTCCTTATAATCTGCCTCCTTCTATGTGCATGAAAACTCCTTACAAGTTTTTATCCATGATTATCCCTGGTCCTCGTAATCCCAAAACTAGGATTGATGTATACCTGCAGCCATTGATTGATGAGCTAAAACTACTATGGGAAGATGGTGTTTTAACTTATGATATTCATTCCAAGTCAAATTTTGTAATGCGAGCTGCCTTGTTGTGGACTATTAATGATTTTCTTGCATATGGGATGTTGTCTGGATGA